In one Gossypium hirsutum isolate 1008001.06 chromosome D09, Gossypium_hirsutum_v2.1, whole genome shotgun sequence genomic region, the following are encoded:
- the LOC107892511 gene encoding auxin-responsive protein SAUR50 gives MMFRPFFKKLRKGFSSSAYSASPALNHSKFNEDMSVGKAVPGDVKEGFFTVFTVKGKETHRFVIELHHLTNTEFLSLMDQAREEYGFQQKGALSLPCRPHELQEILQHSKGSNNACTESWGYM, from the coding sequence ATGATGTTCaggcctttctttaaaaaattGCGAAAGGGATTCTCGAGTTCAGCATACAGTGCATCTCCGGCGCTCAACCATTCCAAATTCAATGAAGACATGAGTGTTGGTAAAGCCGTGCCAGGTGATGTTAAGGAAGGATTTTTTACTGTTTTTACAGTGAAGGGAAAAGAAACACACAGGTTTGTTATTGAATTACACCACTTAACAAACACTGAATTTCTAAGTCTAATGGATCAAGCTCGGGAAGAATATGGATTCCAGCAGAAAGGGGCTCTTTCTCTCCCTTGTCGACCTCATGAACTGCAGGAGATTCTACAACACAGCAAAGGAAGCAACAATGCTTGCACTGAAAGTTGGGGATACATGTAA
- the LOC107891151 gene encoding auxin-responsive protein SAUR50, whose product MQQNWEQRHTGLVIIRLLTKKLKSFLSELSSRGRDGNNIEFDEDVEETKIPNDVKEGHFAVIAVKGGKSKRFILELSYLRNPAFLRLLEQAKEEYGFQQMGALTVPCQPEELQKILEDKIKKTTSL is encoded by the coding sequence ATGCAGCAGAACTGGGAACAACGTCATACAGGGCTTGTAATAATTAGGCTTTTGACGAAAAAGCTAAAGAGTTTTCTCTCAGAGTTATCGTCAAGGGGCCGCGATGGAAATAACATTGAGTTTGATGAGGATGTTGAAGAAACAAAGATACCAAACGATGTGAAGGAAGGACATTTTGCAGTAATTGCAGTCAAAGGTGGAAAATCAAAGAGGTTTATCTTGGAACTGAGTTATCTGAGGAATCCAGCGTTTTTAAGGTTATTAGAGCAAGCTAAAGAGGAATATGGATTCCAACAAATGGGAGCTCTAACTGTCCCTTGTCAACCTGAAGAGTTACAGAAGATCTTAGaagacaaaataaagaaaactacTAGTCTCTAG
- the LOC107891150 gene encoding thylakoid lumenal 15.0 kDa protein 2, chloroplastic — MAFIQYSSPCFTTTSFPTLSVPIRASSRLSLPTTFRKWVPAFKVKSLNWVFSGALALTLSATGVGFAEAKVGVNKPELLPREFTPVIDVAGFLSDGQEKRLIQEISDIEKNTGFKLRVLAQNYPDTPGLAIKDFWQVDDRTIVFVADPTFGNILNFNIGDSVDLDIPRSFWSRLAGKYGNMFYWKEKGEDASIEAAVMAISNCLREPVGPNNCSEVK; from the exons ATGGCGTTTATTCAATATTCATCTCCTTGTTTCACAACAACCTCATTTCCTACTTTATCAGTGCCCATCAGAGCTTCTTCTCGTCTCTCTCTGCCAACCACTTTCAGAAAATGGGTCCCAGCATTTAAAGTCAAGTCCTTGAACTGGGTCTTCTCTGGTGCTCTTGCTCTTACATTATCTGCAACAG GGGTTGGGTTTGCGGAGGCAAAAGTCGGGGTTAACAAGCCGGAATTGCTTCCTAGAGAGTTCACTCCAGTGATTGATGTAGCAGGCTTTCTCTCTGATGGCCAG GAGAAAAGACTCATTCAGGAGATCAGTGATATCGAAAAGAATACCGGCTTTAAGTTGAGAGTATTAGCACAAAATTACCCTGACACACCAG GGTTGGCAATCAAAGACTTTTGGCAAGTAGATGATCGAACTATAGTTTTTGTTGCTGATCCTACCTTTG GCAATATATTGAATTTCAATATTGGGGATTCTGTTGACTTAGACATTCCCCGAAGCTTTTGGAGCCGTTTGGCAGGGAAATATGGAAATATGTTTTACTGGAAAGAAAAG GGGGAAGATGCATCTATTGAAGCTGCCGTCATGGCAATATCCAATTGCTTAAGAGAACCTGTGGGGCCAAATAATTGTTCCGAGGTAAAATAG
- the LOC107891148 gene encoding uncharacterized protein produces the protein MEKYFGNAYRGDPGVPHAGPDRFVNIWIGSAAFSVLTWFNPYMWQLTNQFNWHDKAMIFEHYHWKKAKAKNQPYKFKWNEYMDKDHRDSYYFNWPVYFP, from the exons ATGGAGAAGTACTTTGGGAATGCGTATAGAGGTGACCCGGGGGTGCCCCATGCGGGCCCGGACCGGTTCGTGAATATATGGATAGGGTCGGCTGCTTTCTCTGTACTCACTTGGTTCAACCCTTACATGTGGCAGCTCACAAATCAATTCAA TTGGCATGACAAAGCAATGATATTTGAACATTACCATTGGAAGAAGGCAAAGGCTAAGAACCAACCATACAAATTTAAG TGGAATGAGTACATGGACAAGGATCACAGGGACTCGTATTATTTCAACTGGCCTGTCTACTTCCCATAG
- the LOC107891147 gene encoding transcription initiation factor TFIID subunit 8, producing the protein MSHGDVKSTRDTIKSENQQRLSLGRLKADEFGRAVSKIAVAQICESVGFQGFKESALEALTDILVCYLCDLGRNASFYANLAGRTECNLFDITRALEELEASHGFPSASDIGHCLVGSGTVREIFRFVDSEEEIPFAQPVPKFPIVRNRKLIPSFEHMNEKPPGKHIPTWLPAFPDPHTYIHTPMWNERASDPCADKIEQARQRRKAEKALLQLQQRLVCNGSSGTSTSLATDAEKEKVQGGESNPFLAAPLQPGEKDVSQVVSPAKPTDEASKGDHVSMLEAFAPAIEAMKGGPSDGEKLHLSEKRAAVHFKFRAGKKILGEPLDLSLQKKGERGTTAFLRIEERDDKKRRAEFILRQTTEFPMELNQS; encoded by the coding sequence ATGAGCCATGGAGATGTGAAAAGTACAAGAGACACAATAAAGAGTGAAAACCAGCAGAGGTTGTCGCTGGGAAGACTGAAAGCTGATGAATTTGGAAGAGCGGTTTCAAAGATTGCGGTGGCACAGATATGCGAGAGTGTAGGTTTTCAGGGATTTAAAGAGTCTGCTTTGGAGGCTCTTACTGATATCTTAGTTTGTTACCTTTGTGACTTAGGAAGAAATGCTAGTTTTTATGCTAATTTAGCTGGTAGGACGGAATGCAATCTGTTTGATATAACTCGGGCTTTAGAAGAGTTGGAAGCTTCACATGGATTTCCGAGTGCTTCCGATATTGGGCATTGTCTTGTAGGCTCTGGCACAGTTAGGGAAATATTTCGGTTTGTGGATTCGGAAGAGGAAATCCCATTTGCTCAGCCAGTGCCGAAGTTTCCAATTGTTAGAAATAGGAAGTTGATTCCAAGTTTTGAGCATATGAATGAAAAGCCGCCGGGCAAGCATATCCCAACTTGGTTGCCAGCTTTCCCTGATCCACACACTTATATCCATACACCCATGTGGAATGAGAGGGCATCGGATCCTTGTGCTGATAAGATTGAGCAAGCAAGGCAGCGGAGAAAGGCCGAGAAGGCTTTGCTGCAGTTGCAACAGAGGCTGGTATGTAATGGTTCTTCTGGAACTTCAACTTCCTTGGCCACGGATGCTGAAAAGGAAAAAGTACAAGGGGGTGAAAGTAATCCTTTTCTTGCTGCCCCACTGCAACCAGGAGAGAAAGATGTTTCGCAGGTTGTTTCCCCAGCTAAGCCTACTGATGAAGCAAGCAAGGGTGATCATGTTTCCATGCTAGAGGCATTTGCTCCTGCCATTGAAGCAATGAAAGGGGGGCCATCAGATGGTGAAAAACTACACCTTTCCGAAAAGAGGGCCGCTGTTCATTTCAAGTTTAGAGCCGGCAAGAAAATCTTGGGTGAGCCGCTAGATTTGAGCTTGCAGAAGAAAGGTGAGAGGGGGACAACAGCATTTTTGCGTATTGAGGAGAGGGACGATAAGAAAAGGAGAGCTGAGTTTATTCTCAGACAAACCACGGAATTTCCGATGGAACTTAATCAGTCTTAG
- the LOC107891146 gene encoding nucleolar transcription factor 1, which yields MSFRGRGRGRGRGFGGRGFGGYVPPEPFVLFPDIELPDVKAVPEEKILVVWNSRLLSYWKASPYYLEEHVSKKSQSMDIERFSDWGKPKNTSKRDSLNQVLQLQSHNFPKELIGDSKRAQRSAKRMRWNLDSGLEKLDVFEKFEKDGDKEGKEKGDGEEENSDEEQGAQSDESYSDDGDYNENEHFDDDEDDYNIEDDHDDEPIY from the exons ATGTCCTTTAGGGGACGAGGACGAGGGCGGGGAAGGGGATTTGGTGGGCGTGGCTTTGGTGGGTACGTACCGCCAGAACCCTTTGTGCTTTTCCCT GATATTGAACTACCTGATGTAAAAGCTGTGCCTGAAGAGAAAATCTTAGTCGTTTGGAATTCAAGGTTGCTAAGCTATTGGAAAGCCTCTCCTTACTATCTTGAAGAACATGTTTCAAAGA AAAGCCAGAGTATGGATATTGAAAGATTTTCTGACTGGGGGAAGCCAAAGAACACCTCAAAACGTGATAGCCTTAACCAGGTTCTACAACTCCAATCTCATAATTTTCCTAAAGAATTGATTGGAG ATTCAAAGAGAGCGCAGCGAAGTGCCAAAAGAATGCGATGGAATCTAGACTCAG GCCTGGAGAAATTGGATGTGTTTGAGAAATTTGAAAAG GATGGAGACAAAGAAGGAAAGGAGAAAGgtgatggagaagaagaaaattcagATGAAGAACAGGGAGCACAGTCTGACGAATCATACAGCGATGATGGAGATTATAATGAG AATGAACATTtcgatgatgatgaagatgattatAACATAGAAGATGACCATGATG ATGAACCTATATATTAG
- the LOC107891145 gene encoding membrane magnesium transporter: protein MGLGFMVGVLGVLFLFHAAYSTIQYRGLLKIMEEEFSGPPMNVVLELLLGFVFCISAALTVPGNFLSIHPDSEENRIVSLSANLDFMIFNHRAKALPLETDMKLKH from the exons ATGGGATTAGGTTTCATGGTCGGCGTTTTGGGGGTCCTATTCCTCTTCCACGCAGCTTATTCCACAATTCAGT ATAGGGGGCTGTTGAAGATTATGGAGGAGGAGTTTTCTGGTCCGCCCATGAAC GTGGTTTTAGAGTTGCTTCTAGGGTTTGTTTTCTGTATTTCAGCTGCCCTAACCGTGCCCGGGAATTTTCTCTCCATACATCCTGATTCTGAGGAGAATAG GATTGTTTCTTTATCAGCAAACTTGGACTTTATGATCTTCAATCACAGAGCGAAAGCACTTCCTTTAGAAACTGATATGAAGCTGAAGCATTAA